CACAAAATGCCGGAACAATTTCATTTGCCAGAGTACGTATTCTTATACCCTGCTTAATCTCTTCTGCAGATAACTCACCTTCTTCAAGGTACTTATCCATTAACTCTTCGCTTGCTTCAGCTGCTGATTCAACCATGCGCTCACGCCATGCTTCACAATCAGCCATCATTGAATCAGGTATATCACCTTCTTCATAGGTCACGCCCATATCATCAGGGCTCCAGTGAATTGATTTCATTTTAATTAAATCAACAACACCTTCAAAATCTTCTTCTGCACCAATAGCCAATTGCATAGGCACCGGATTAGAACCAAGACGTTCCTTTATCTGCTCAACAACGCGTAAAAAATCTGCGCCGGAACGATCCATCTTGTTAACAAATGCCAGGCGAGGCACCTGATATTTATTTGCCTGCCGCCATACGGTTTCAGACTGCGGCTCTACGCCACCTACCGCACAAAATACGGCAACAGCACCATCAAGAACACGCAACGAACGCTCCACTTCAATCGTGAAATCCACGTGACCCGGTGTATCAATAATATTAATACGATGCTGATCAAACTGACGATCCATTCCCTGCCAGAAACAGGTCGTTGCAGCAGCGGTTATGGTTATACCTCGTTCCTGCTCCTGCTCCATCCAGTCCATAGTGGCAGCACCATCATGAACTTCGCCAATTTTATGCGAGATCCCCGTATAGAATAAAACACGCTCGGTTGTCGTTGTTTTACCTGCATCGATATGAGCCATAATGCCCACATTGCGATAGCGCGCTAACGGAGTTTCTCTCGCCATTACCTCTAACTTGCTAATCGACTACCAACGGTAGTGAGCAAATGCCTTATTAGCTTCAGCCATACGATGCGTATCTTCACGCTTCTTAACAGCAGAACCACGTTGCTCAGATGCATCTAACAATTCACCAGCAAGCTTCAGGTTCATTGATTTTTCACCACGCTTACGCGCCGCTTCAATCAACCAACGCATAGCCAGTGCCTGGCGACGTGTTGAACGAACTTCAACAGGCACCTGATATGTAGCACCACCAACACGGCGAGACTTAACCTCTACCATAGGCGCTACATTTTCCAATGCAGTATCCACAACTTCCAATGGATCAACACCTTCTTTCTTTGCAACGATTGTATCTAGAGCGTCATAAAGGATGCGTTCGGCTACGGCTTTCTTTCCGCCTTTCATCAACATGTTGGTGAACTTAGCCAGCTTCTCACTTCCAAACTTAGGATCTGGAAGGATAATACGTTTCGGGACTTCTCTTCTTCTTGGCATCTTATTACCTTAATTATTTGTAAAACTAAACGAACTATTTAGGACGCTTAACGCCGTACTTAGAACGACCTGCTTTACGATTTTCAACACCCTGCGTATCCAGGCTACCGCGAACAACGTGGTAACGAACACCAGGTAAATCTTTTACACGACCGCCACGAATCAGCACAACGCTGTGTTCCTGTAGATTGTGACCTTCACCACCGATATAACTTGTTACTTCATAACCATTGGTTAGACGTACACGAGCTACTTTACGCATTGCTGAGTTAGGCTTTTTAGGTGTAGTCGTGTAAACACGAGTACAAACACCACGTTTCTGCGGACAAGCTTCTAGCGCAGGTACGTTGCTTTTCTCAACCTTGCTCTTACGAGGGTTGCGTACTAACTGATTAATTGTTGGCATAAACAATTCTCTCTTTACTTCCTGGACCCGCCAGGTCGGACTAAAAATATTCCCGTAAAGCCCCATAAAAGAGGCTTTTCACTAGACAACAGACAAACTCCAAAAAAAGCTACGCCAGTTGCGGGAGCGGAATAATATGCTTATCAGGCCGCTGTGTCAAGTGCAAACACCTCTTTGAACATTAGTTTCCAGCGCAAAGCAATTAATGCGGAGTACGGGGATTCTGCAAGGAGACTATGGTACATAGCCATCGGGGAAGGTCGCCGCTTTTTGACCCCCTATCCACTTAATTCATACCATCAAGAATTGGTAGTGTAATTAATCGACTCTATTAAACTTTTGGTGATATGGGATAAGGGGACAGAGCTTATAAAGCAAGCCCTTTCGCCGATGGTGACTAGATCATAGCGCGCAAAATAGTTAGCCCAACAGATCATTTTTCTCTAGTACCTTATATATTTTCTTACTACTTTTTGCCAATTTTTGAATATCAGCCAGACACGGCACCTCGCCATCGTACAAACGACTTTCCCAGCCAGCTAATTCAGAATCGAGATAATCTAACAACTTCAGAGAACACCCCTTACATACACCATCGCATAGATAAGCCTCAGGCATATCAAAAGGCAAAACCTGCCTGATTTCATCTATAAGCCTCTGCATCGCTTCTGGTGTTTTAGGTTTCATTCAGTCCAGGCATTTTTAATGGTTTCAATTTTATCCACAGGAATTCAGAGAGGCTTCCACAAAGCCAACTCCAGCTTTTATATATTCAGCTTTCTTCAAGCTACATCAAAGTACTGCTCAAAAAAAAGCCTGCTAAAAAGCAGGCTTTTTTAATTCACAAACTCATCGTCAGTTTATGAATCAGCAGCTGTATCTTCAGAAGATTCAACATCCATTGCCGCTGTAGCTTGTGCCAGTCTTTCTAATGCAGACTCTTCCTGAGTTTGCTGGCGTTTTCTACGACGTTCCTTATGGAAAGCCAGACCAGTACCCGCTGGAATCAAACGACCCACAATAACGTTTTCTTTCAGGCCGCGTAACTCATCCTTACTTCCACGTACCGATGCTTCAGTAAGCACACGTGTGGTTTCCTGGAACGAAGCAGCTGAAATAAACGATTCAGTAACAAGGGAACCCTTGGTAATACCCAATAGCATTTTCTGGTAACTACAAGGCACTTTGCCTTCTTTTTCCAGCTCTACATTTACATCGATCAGTTTACTTAACTCAATGATCTCACCTTTATGGTAACGGCTGTCACCACCGGTAATCACTTCAGCCTTACGCAGCATTTGCTTGATGATAACTTCAATGTGCTTGTCATTGATTTTCACACCCTGCAGACGATAAACGTCCTGAATTTCTTTAACCAGATAATCAGCAAGAGACTCAACACCACGTAAACGTAAAATATCATGTGGATTAGGCTCACCATCAGCAATGATTTCACCCTGATCAACATGCTCACCTTCGAACACGTTGATGTGACGCCACTTAGGAATTAATTCTTCATAAGCTTCCCCGTCATCACCGGTAATCATCAGACGCTGCTTACCTTTCGTTTCTTTACCAAAGCCGATGGTTCCGGTCTTCTCTGCCATGATTGCAGATTCTTTCGGAATACGCGCTTCGAATAAATCAGCAACACGAGGCAGACCACCTGTGATATCACGCGTTTTAGATGATTCCTGAGGAATACGTGCAACCACGTCACCTACTTTAACTTCATCACCATCTTCGATGCCAACAATCGCACCCGCTGGCAAGAAGTACTGAGCTGGAATATCTGTGCCGGCAATCATCAGGTCTTCACCCTTAGCATCAACCAGTTTAACCATTGGGCGCATATCTTTACCCGCTGCTGGACGTTGCTTAGGATCGATAATAACAGTAGAAGACAAACCAGTAATTTCATCCTGCTCTTTCTGTACACTCACGCCTTCGATGAATTCACCGAACTGAGCCACACCATCAACCTCTGTGATAATCGGGTGAGTATAAGGATCCCAGGTTGCTACAATCTGACCACCATCTACCGCATCACCTTCAGCAGTAGAAATGATTGCACCATAAGGCACCTTATAACGTTCTTTCTCACGACCAGACTCATCAACAACACCAATTTCACCAGATCGAGAAACCGCAACCAGATTACCTGACTCCTGTTTAACAACCTTAATGTTATGAAGGCGAATGCTACCGCTATTCTTAACTGAGATATTGTTAGCTGCAGCTGAACGAGATGCCGCACCACCGATATGGAAAGTACGCATAGTAAGCTGTGTACCCGGCTCACCAATTGACTGAGCAGCGATAACACCAACCGCCTCACCCATATTTACTTTATGTCCACGCGCCAGGTCACGACCATAACACTCGGCACATACACCATGAACTGCTTCACAGGTAATTGCAGAGCGCACTTTGATTTCATCAATACCCATCTTATCAATACGGTCAACCCATTCCTCATCAAGGAAAGTACCTGCTTCAACCAATACTTCATCAGTCTCAGGTTTTAGCACATCAACTGCAACAACACGTCCTAAAACACGTTCCTGTAATGGCTCAACAACATCACCACCTTCGATGATTGGCACCATAATTACGCCATTTTCAGTACCACAGTCCTCTTCAAGAACTACATTATCCTGAGATACATCAACAAGACGTCGCGTCAGATAACCCGAGTTCGCAGTTTTCAGTGCCGTATCAGCCAGACCTTTACGAGCACCGTGAGTAGAGATGAAGTACTGTAGTACGTTCAGACCTTCACGGAAATTCGCAGTAATCGGTGTCTCGATGATTGAACCATCAGGTTTAGCCATCAGACCACGCATACCAGCTAACTGTCTTATCTGTGCCGCACTACCACGAGCACCAGAGTCAGCCATCATATAAATATTATTAAACGAGTCAGATTTAAGCGTATCACCTTCAGCCGTTTCAAATTCAGCTTTAGATATCTTATCCATCATTGCTTTCGCAACCTGCTCATTTGCATGAGACCAGATATCAACAACCTTGTTATAACGTTCGCCATTTGTAACCAGACCAGATTCATACTGATCCTGAATCTCTTTAACTTCAGATTCTGCACCTGACAGAATATTTGCTTTTTCTGGCGGTATAACCATATCGTTAAGACAGATAGATGCACCTGCGCGAGTAGACTCACGGAAACCGGTATACATTAACTGGTCAGCAAAAATGACTGTTTCCTTCAAACCTGTTAAACGGTAACTTGTATTAATCAGGTTAGAGATATTCTTTTTAGTCATATCCCGGTTAACCACTTCAAATGGTAGACCGTCTGGCAATAACTCAGATAACATTGCTCGACCAACTGTTGTTTCAACCAGTTTACGAACCGTTTTCATTTCGCCATTCTCATCTGGAAGAGTTTCATTAATACGAACTCTTATTTTAGACTGAATGTGAACTGCTTTATTTGCATGAGCACGAGTTGCTTCTTTAACATCAGCAAACACCATACCTTCACCGTGGCCATTAATGTTTTCGCGAGTCATGTAATAAAGACCCAGAACGATATCCTGTGAAGGTACAATAATTGGCTCACCCGATGCTGGAGACAAAATATTATTTGTCGACATCATCATAGCGCGAGTTTCTAACTGTGCTTCGATTGACAATGGCACGTGCACCGCCATCTGGTCACCATCGAAGTCAGCGTTGAATGCTGTACAAACTAACGGGTGAAGCTGAATCGCTTTACCTTCAATTAATACTGGCTCAAACGCCTGGATACCTAATCTGTGAAGAGTTGGTGCACGGTTAAGCATGACAGGATGTTCTCGAATTACTTCTTCAAGAATATCCCAAACTTCCGCGCCTTCACGCTCAACTAATTTCTTAGCCGCTTTAATTGTTGTCGCTAAACCACGACGATGTAATTTACTAAAGATAAATGGCTTGAATAATTCAAGTGCCATTTTCTTAGGCAAACCACACTGATGTAATTTCAGTGTAGGTCCAACCACGATTACTGAACGACCAGAATAGTCAACACGCTTACCAAGTAAGTTTTGACGGAAACGACCTTGCTTACCTTTAATCATGTCAGCAAGTGATTTCAATGGACGCTTGTTGGTACCGGTAATTGCACGACCGCGACGACCGTTATCTAATAACGCATCTACAGATTCCTGCAACATACGTTTTTCGTTACGCACAATAATATCTGGAGCAAAAAGCTCTAACAGACGACGTAAACGATTATTACGATTAATAACACGACGGTATAAATCATTTAGATCTGAAGTTGCAAAACGACCACCGTCTAGTGGAACTAATGGACGTAAATCAGGTGGTAGAACAGGTAAAACTGTCATGATCATCCATTCTGGTTTGTTACCAGACTCAACAAATGAATCAATTAATTTTAAACGCTTACCGTAACGTTTTAGTTTTGTTTCAGACGCGGTATTACCCATGTCTTCACGAATTTGCTTAGCTTCATCACCCAGATCAAGACTGCAAAGCATTTCATAAATAGCTTCAGCACCCATACGCGCATCAAACTCATCGCCATGTTCTTCAATAGCTTCAAGATAAGTTTCATCCGACAATAACTGACAACGCTCTAGCGTAGTCATGCCTGGGTCGATAACAACAAATGCTTCGAAGTATAAAATACGTTCGATTTCACGCAGCGTCATATCCAGTAATAAACCAATACGCGAAGGTAATGATTTTAAGTACCAGATGTGAGCTACCGGGCTCGCAAGGTCAATGTGACCCATGCGATCACGACGCACTTTTGACTGTGTAACTTCAACGCCACATTTCTCACAAACAACACCACGGTGTTTTAAACGTTTGTATTTACCACATAGACACTCGTAGTCTTTTACCGGACCAAAAATTTTGGCACAGAATAAACCTTCGCGCTCTGGCTTGAATGTACGATAGTTAATTGTTTCTGGCTTTCTAACTTCACCGTAAGACCAGGACATAATTTTATCAGGTGACGCTAAACCAATTCGGATTGCGTCAAAATCATCATCTTGACCCTGATTATTTAATAGCTTGAGTAGATCTTTCAAAATCTTATCTCCAAAATTTTATGTTTGAGTTAAATATTAAGTTTTTAAAATTAAATAACTAAATACTTAAGACTCATCCTGTTCCAGTTCGATGTTGATACCTAAAGCACGAATTTCTTTTAACAATACGTTAAATGATTCCGGCATACCGGCTTCCATACGATGATCACCATCAACAATGTTTTTATACATCTTGTTACGACCTGCAACGTCATCGGACTTAACCGTTAACATTTCCTGCAGCGTATAGGCAGCACCATAAGCTTCCAGTGCCCAGACTTCCATCTCTCCGAAGCGCTGACCACCAAACTGTGCTTTACCACCTAATGGCTGCTGAGTAACCAGACTGTAAGGACCTGTAGATCGAGCATGCATCTTGTCATCAACAAGGTGATTCAGTTTCAATACATACATCACACCAACCGTAACCGGTCGATCAAATGCATCACCTGTACGACCATCCCACAATGTGGTTTGCCCCGTATTAGGCAGGTCAGCCAGATCTAACATGTGACGAATTTCATCTTCATGCGCGCCATCGAATACAGGTGTTGCCATTGGCACACCCTTACGAAGATTACCCGCCATGTTCATTAA
The genomic region above belongs to endosymbiont of Galathealinum brachiosum and contains:
- a CDS encoding 30S ribosomal protein S7, with the translated sequence MPRRREVPKRIILPDPKFGSEKLAKFTNMLMKGGKKAVAERILYDALDTIVAKKEGVDPLEVVDTALENVAPMVEVKSRRVGGATYQVPVEVRSTRRQALAMRWLIEAARKRGEKSMNLKLAGELLDASEQRGSAVKKREDTHRMAEANKAFAHYRW
- the rpoC gene encoding DNA-directed RNA polymerase subunit beta'; amino-acid sequence: MKDLLKLLNNQGQDDDFDAIRIGLASPDKIMSWSYGEVRKPETINYRTFKPEREGLFCAKIFGPVKDYECLCGKYKRLKHRGVVCEKCGVEVTQSKVRRDRMGHIDLASPVAHIWYLKSLPSRIGLLLDMTLREIERILYFEAFVVIDPGMTTLERCQLLSDETYLEAIEEHGDEFDARMGAEAIYEMLCSLDLGDEAKQIREDMGNTASETKLKRYGKRLKLIDSFVESGNKPEWMIMTVLPVLPPDLRPLVPLDGGRFATSDLNDLYRRVINRNNRLRRLLELFAPDIIVRNEKRMLQESVDALLDNGRRGRAITGTNKRPLKSLADMIKGKQGRFRQNLLGKRVDYSGRSVIVVGPTLKLHQCGLPKKMALELFKPFIFSKLHRRGLATTIKAAKKLVEREGAEVWDILEEVIREHPVMLNRAPTLHRLGIQAFEPVLIEGKAIQLHPLVCTAFNADFDGDQMAVHVPLSIEAQLETRAMMMSTNNILSPASGEPIIVPSQDIVLGLYYMTRENINGHGEGMVFADVKEATRAHANKAVHIQSKIRVRINETLPDENGEMKTVRKLVETTVGRAMLSELLPDGLPFEVVNRDMTKKNISNLINTSYRLTGLKETVIFADQLMYTGFRESTRAGASICLNDMVIPPEKANILSGAESEVKEIQDQYESGLVTNGERYNKVVDIWSHANEQVAKAMMDKISKAEFETAEGDTLKSDSFNNIYMMADSGARGSAAQIRQLAGMRGLMAKPDGSIIETPITANFREGLNVLQYFISTHGARKGLADTALKTANSGYLTRRLVDVSQDNVVLEEDCGTENGVIMVPIIEGGDVVEPLQERVLGRVVAVDVLKPETDEVLVEAGTFLDEEWVDRIDKMGIDEIKVRSAITCEAVHGVCAECYGRDLARGHKVNMGEAVGVIAAQSIGEPGTQLTMRTFHIGGAASRSAAANNISVKNSGSIRLHNIKVVKQESGNLVAVSRSGEIGVVDESGREKERYKVPYGAIISTAEGDAVDGGQIVATWDPYTHPIITEVDGVAQFGEFIEGVSVQKEQDEITGLSSTVIIDPKQRPAAGKDMRPMVKLVDAKGEDLMIAGTDIPAQYFLPAGAIVGIEDGDEVKVGDVVARIPQESSKTRDITGGLPRVADLFEARIPKESAIMAEKTGTIGFGKETKGKQRLMITGDDGEAYEELIPKWRHINVFEGEHVDQGEIIADGEPNPHDILRLRGVESLADYLVKEIQDVYRLQGVKINDKHIEVIIKQMLRKAEVITGGDSRYHKGEIIELSKLIDVNVELEKEGKVPCSYQKMLLGITKGSLVTESFISAASFQETTRVLTEASVRGSKDELRGLKENVIVGRLIPAGTGLAFHKERRRKRQQTQEESALERLAQATAAMDVESSEDTAADS
- a CDS encoding 30S ribosomal protein S12, yielding MPTINQLVRNPRKSKVEKSNVPALEACPQKRGVCTRVYTTTPKKPNSAMRKVARVRLTNGYEVTSYIGGEGHNLQEHSVVLIRGGRVKDLPGVRYHVVRGSLDTQGVENRKAGRSKYGVKRPK